The Elusimicrobiaceae bacterium region AACCGTATACGGGCTGGCGGGACTGGGCGATTTCATCCTGACGGGCACCTCCACGCTTTCGCGCAACACCCGGCTCGGCATAAAACTCGGGCAGGGCAAGGCGCTGGCTCAGGCGCGGGGTGAAATAAACACCGTGACCGAAGGCGCGGATTCCGTGGAAAGCATTTACAGCTTCGCGTGCGCGAAGAAATTGAACGTGCCGCTGATCAACGCGGTTCATGATATAATCAGAAAAGGCAGTCCGGCGGAAACCGTGCTGCATGCGCTGGGATTTTAAAAAAGGGGCGGGGCGCGCCCCGTGATTATGAACGGAAAAGAACTGGAAATCAGGATTTATTCTCTGGCGACGACCATGACCGACGCCATCGTGTTTCTGGAAGAGCTGAACGGCATACGCCTTCTGCCGATCTGGATAGGCCCGGTGGAAGGACAGGCAATCGCGATCAAATTTTCCGGGATACCGCTGCCGCGCCCGTTCACGCATGATTTATTGCTTTCTATCATAACGGCGACCAAACGCAAAATCACCAGAATCGTCATAGACAAGGTGGTGGACAACACCTATTATTCCTCGATCTATATGGCCGACGAAGGAGGCGAAGTCACGGTGATAGATTCGCGTCCGTCCGACGCGATCGCGCTGGCAGTGCGGGCCGGGTGCCCCATGTACATAACCGAAACCGTGTTTGAAGCCTCGCAGGTGCTTAACAAACCCATCAGCGAGGATGAAGTGAAAGATTTCAAATCGAAGATCCAGCACATCACGCCGCAGGATATCTTCGGCGATTTGAAGAAAAAAGAGAACGGGAACCCGGACGGCCCCGGAACCGACGGTTCCGGCCCCGACCAGGCCAAATAACTCCGCGCATGAACAGAACCGATATCGAAACCGAAGTGGCTAAACACTGCACCGACCGCGCGGAAGCGGCGCGGACGGTGCGCAAAACTTTCGAGATACTGGCTCAGGCGCTGAAAAACGGGGAACAGGTGACGGTATCGGGCTTCGGCTCTTTTCTGCCGCGCGTAAACAACGCGCGGCGGCGCAGACACCCCGCCACGGGCGAGATACTGGCGGTGCCGCCAAAAAAAACCGTGCGGTTCCGGGCTTCGCCCAAACTGCTGGAGTGATATTTTTATGGATCTGCAAGCCCTCAGCGAAAACGATTACTTTTCCATCGGCGACGTAAGCCGCATCTGCGGCGTGCCGGAACACTCGCTGCGCTATTGGGAGAAGGAATTCGGCCTCATCCGCCCGGTGCGCAAGGACTCCGGGCACCGCCGCTACACCAAACGCGATATCACCGTCGTGCTGGAAATCAAGGATCTTATTTACAAAGGCAAAATGACGCTCGAGGGCGCGAAAAAATTCCTGAGAGGGGGAGGTGTCGCGGCCAAGAACAACACCCGCGCCCAAAGCGAGGAAACCCTCAAACTGCTCCGGGAGATCCATAAAGATATTTGCAACCTGGCAAAAGAATGCTAAAATGTGACATACCCGGTTGGCAGCTGAACCAGTGCCGCGGTATCGGGGAGTGGCTCAGTGGTAGAGCGCTCGCTTGGGGTGCGAGAGGTCGTGGGTTCAATTCCCACCTTCCCGATTCGGCGGCACTGAACA contains the following coding sequences:
- a CDS encoding bifunctional nuclease family protein, with the protein product MNGKELEIRIYSLATTMTDAIVFLEELNGIRLLPIWIGPVEGQAIAIKFSGIPLPRPFTHDLLLSIITATKRKITRIVIDKVVDNTYYSSIYMADEGGEVTVIDSRPSDAIALAVRAGCPMYITETVFEASQVLNKPISEDEVKDFKSKIQHITPQDIFGDLKKKENGNPDGPGTDGSGPDQAK
- a CDS encoding HU family DNA-binding protein, producing the protein MNRTDIETEVAKHCTDRAEAARTVRKTFEILAQALKNGEQVTVSGFGSFLPRVNNARRRRHPATGEILAVPPKKTVRFRASPKLLE
- a CDS encoding MerR family transcriptional regulator is translated as MDLQALSENDYFSIGDVSRICGVPEHSLRYWEKEFGLIRPVRKDSGHRRYTKRDITVVLEIKDLIYKGKMTLEGAKKFLRGGGVAAKNNTRAQSEETLKLLREIHKDICNLAKEC